TGGGTCGAGTTCGAGCAGGGTGACCCCGAGCACCCGATCTGGGTCGGCTGCTTCTGGGGCAGCGCCGCCGAGGTCCCGGCCTTGGCCCGGGCGACCCCGCCGGCGGTGCCGGCGATCACGTTGCAGACGCCGCTGCAGAACGGGCTGACGGTCTCGGACCTGCCCGGCCCGACCGGTGGCATCATGCTCAAGAGCGCCACCGGGGCGACCCTGATCGTCAACGACACCGGCATCTACATCCAGAACGGCAAGGGCGCCGCGATCACGCTGGTCGGCCCGACCGTGACCATCAACAACGGCGCCCTGACGGTGATCTGACGATGCCGGGTCCGCTCCTCCACGTCGGTGCCCAGGTCCTCTGCGCCCACGGCGGCAGCGCGACGCCGAGCGCGCCGAATCCGCGCGTCCTGGTCGGCGGCCAGCCGACCGTGGTGATGAGCGCGCCCTACCTGGTCGCCGGCTGTCCGTTCAATGTCAGCGGCTCGCCGTCGCCCTGCGTCAGTGCGCAGTGGACCGTCGCTGCGACCCGCGTCTTCTCCAACGGCCAGCCGCTGGTGCTATTGGACAGCCAGGCGCTGTGCGCGCCGAACGGCACGCCGCTCATGCCGGTCGCGGCCCAGACCCGCGTGATCGGGACTTGAGGAAATGCCGTTTTCACTCGGTGTTTCCCGCGGCACCGGACGTGCTGATCCTTGGCCGGGACGGCCAATGAATCAGCGTCTATTTGGAACCGTAGGGGAGGGGGCGCGATGAACCTCGACTACCCGTATCGCTTCGATGCCCGCGGCGCGACAGCCGAGGCCGATGAGGAGGCCTATCTGCGCGGCCTGATCGAGCAGGTCCTGTTCACGGCCCCGGGCGAGCGCCTGATGCGCCCGGAGTTCGGCAGCGGGATCCAGCAGCTGCTCTTCGCCCCGAACAGCCCCGAGGTCGCGGCGACGGCCCAGTTCCTGGTCCAGGGCGCCCTCCAGCAATGGCTCGGCGATCTGATCGCGCTCCAATCGGTGCAGGTCGAGACCGCCGATTCGACGCTGCGGGTGACGATCGCCTACGCGGTGCGTCGCACCGGCCAGGTCCAGACGGCGACCTTCGAGCGCGCGGGGGCGGCCCCATGAGCACCCCCACGAGCACGACGAGCGGCGCGACGACCCTGTTCTGCTGCGACGACGAGCGCCGCCGGGCGCTGCGCGACAGCGCCGTCGACCTCAACGGCATCGATTACCTCGAGGTCCTCGACGGCGCCCTGCCGGACGACGACCCGCTGCGCCAACGCACGCTGCTCGTGACCTTCGTCAGGCCCCTTGGGGGCGCCGTGCCCGGTGGTGCCAGGGTGCGCATCACCGGCGGTGAGCGGGTGCGCGACCCGGCGGTGAGCTGGGTGTCACCGGCGACCCCGCTGCCGGCCGAGCTCGATGCGCCTGAGGAGGCCGCCGTGCGCGCTCTGGTCGCGGCCCTGCCGGCGCCCGACCGGGTGCTCGTCGTGCGCTGCGCCCAGGCCGGCGACTATTCGCCGTACCGGCTGCGGCTCGTCCACCCGGGCGACGGCGAGTCGGTCCCGAGCGGGCTCGACCCGCGCCTGCGCGAGCTCGAATTCCGCTTCAAGGCCGAGTGCCCGAGCGAGCTCGACTGCGCGACCCCGCTGGTCTGCCCCGAAGAGGCGGCCGCGCCGCCGGCGATCGACTACCTGGCCCGCGACTATCCGGCCCTGCGCCGGCTGCTGCTCGACCGGCTCGCGCTCCTCGTGCCGGGCTGGCGCGAGCGCAGCGCCGCGGACCTTGGCGTCACGCTCGCCGAGCTGCTGGCCTATGTCGGCGACCAGCTCGCCTACCAGCAAGACGCGATCGCGACCGAGGCCTATCTCGATACGGCGCGGCTGCGCACCTCGCTGCGCCGCCACGCCCTGCTCGTCGACTACCCCATCCACGAGGGCGCCAACGCGCGCACCTGGGTCCAGCTCCAGGTCGCCGCCGACGCCGTGCCGCTCGGGCGCGCCGGCACCCGGTTCCTGACCCGGGTGGCGAACCGCCCGGCGCGCCTCGCCCCCGGTTCGCGCGAGGCGCGAGAGGCCCTGAGCGGCGCGCCGGTCGTCTTCGAGCCGATGCACGAGGCGCTCCTCTACCGGGCCCACAACGAGATCCCGCTCTACACCTGGGGTGCGGCCCGCTGCTGGCTGCCGGCCGGGGCGACGGCGGCGACCCTCCTCGGCCATCTACCGACGCTTGCGCCCGGCGACCCGCTGCTCTTCGAGGAGGTCAAGGGACCGCTCAGCGGCGCCGGCGAGGATGCCGACCGCGCCCATCGCCATGTCGTGCGCCTGACCGAGGTCCGCTGTTGGGCACCGGACGATGCGGCGCAACCGCTCGCCGATCCGCTGACCGGCGTCGAGATCACCGAGGTGGGCTGGGCCGAGGCCGACGCGTTGCCGTTCCCGCTGTGCCTCTCCAGCATCGCCGACGCCGCCCACGGGCGTCTGCCGGTCGTCGATGTGAGCGTCGCCCGGGGCAACCTGGTGCTCGCCGATCATGGCCTCAGTGTCGCCGATGACGAGGATCTGGGCCAGGTCCCCGCCGCCCACCTCGCCTATCCGGTCGCGCGTGCCGGCGAGCCCTGCGCGACGCTTGCGCCAGAGGTCATTCCGCCGCGCTTCAATCCGGCCCTGGGGCGCGCCCCGCTGACCTTCGTCGGGACCCTGACCAAGGTCTCGTGGCGCGCGGGACGGCGGGTCGTCGAGCAGGTGCCGTTCGATCCCGAGGCCCCGGCGGCCGCGGCCTTGGCCCCTGCACCGCGCGACGCCCTGCCGGCGATCAAGGTCGAGTCGCAGCGTGACGACGAGCCGGCGCAGCGCTGGACGGTGCGCCGCGACCTGCTCGCGAGCGGTCCGGACGCCACCCACTTCGTCGTCGAGGTCGAGCACGACGGCCGCGCCCGGCTGCGCTTCGGCGATGGCCGCTACGGCCGACGCCCGTCCTCCGGGGCCCGCTTCCGGGCGAGCTACCGCGTGGGGCAGGGCCGGGCCGGCAACGTCGGCGCGGATACGATCGCCCACCTGATCGGCGACGATGCCCGCATCACCGGCGTGCGCAACCCGCTCCCGGCCAGCGGCGGTGCCGATCCGGAGGACGCCGCGAGCATCCGTCGGCGCGCCCCGCAGGCCTTCCGCCGCCAGCAACGGGCCGTCACCATCGAGGACTACGCGGCCCTCGCCGAGGCCCAGCCCGGCGTGCAGCGGGCCGCGGCGACGCTGCGCTGGACCGGCTCCTGGCACACCGCCTGCGTGGCCGTCGACCGCCTCGGCGGCGGGCGCCTCGACGAGGCCTTCGCGGCACGGCTCCTCGCCGACCTCGAGCGCTACCGGATGGCCGGCCACGATGTCGCGGTCGACGAGCCGCTCTACGTCTCGCTGGCCGTCGACCTCCAGGTCTGCGTCGCTTCCGGTTACCTGCGCGCCCAGGTGCGTGCCGGGCTGCTCGACGCCCTCGGCAGCCGACGGCTGCCCGACGGGCGCCTCGGGCTCTTCCACCCCGATCGGCTGACCTTCGGCGACACCCTCTACCTGAGCGGCATTTATGCCGCGGCGCGCGCGGTGGCCGGTGTCGCCTCGGTGCAGGCGACGCGCTTCGAGCGCCAGGGCAGCCCAGACCAACGCTTCCTCGCCGAGGGCCTGATGCGCTTCACCCGCCTGGAGATCCCGCGGCTCGACAACGACCCGAGCTATCCCGAGCACGGCGTGCTGCGCCTCGACCTGTACGGAGGTCAATGATGACGAATCCGGGATCGAGCCACTGCGGCAGCTGCGCTGGCATCGCCCTCGCGACCCCGCAGCCGATCGACAATCCACCCGGCCAGCCGGCGATCGCCTATCGCACCGGCGTCCATGCGACCTTCAAGGCGTCGCTCTTGGCGCGCCTCTCCAGCCCGGCGCTGCCGGCCCTGGCCGGGCTGACGCGGCGCGACGACGCGGACTTCAGCGTCGCTCTCTGCGATGGGCTCGCCTGTCTGCTCGACGTGCTGACCTTCTACCAGGAGCGCATCGCCAACGAGTGCCTGCTGCGCACCGCCACCGAACGTCGCTCGATCCTCGAGCTCGGCCGGCTGATCGGCTACCAGCTCGCCCCGGGCGTGGCCGCCGCGACCCATTTGGCCTTCGAGTTGCGCGAGGTCCCCGGCGATGCGGCCCAGGCCCCGGACCCGGTGACGATCCCGGCCGGTACCCGGGTGCAGAGCGTCGCCGGCCAGGATGAACAGGCGCAGACCTTCGAGACGGTTGAGGCGATCGAGGCGCGGGTCGAATGGAACGCGCTGCGGGTGCGCACCGAGACCCCCTGGCAGCCGCAGGCCGGCGACACCGAGCTTTGGCTCTCGGGTGCCGCGGTGCGTCTCGCGCCGGGTGATGCACTGCTCA
This portion of the Thioflavicoccus mobilis 8321 genome encodes:
- a CDS encoding phage baseplate assembly protein V, with product MTNESQQRFYGKYRGMVLNNVDPLQQGRLLVQVPDVAGLAPTSWAMPCVPIAGVQNGMVALPVIGSGVWVEFEQGDPEHPIWVGCFWGSAAEVPALARATPPAVPAITLQTPLQNGLTVSDLPGPTGGIMLKSATGATLIVNDTGIYIQNGKGAAITLVGPTVTINNGALTVI
- a CDS encoding GPW/gp25 family protein; amino-acid sequence: MNLDYPYRFDARGATAEADEEAYLRGLIEQVLFTAPGERLMRPEFGSGIQQLLFAPNSPEVAATAQFLVQGALQQWLGDLIALQSVQVETADSTLRVTIAYAVRRTGQVQTATFERAGAAP
- a CDS encoding putative baseplate assembly protein codes for the protein MSTPTSTTSGATTLFCCDDERRRALRDSAVDLNGIDYLEVLDGALPDDDPLRQRTLLVTFVRPLGGAVPGGARVRITGGERVRDPAVSWVSPATPLPAELDAPEEAAVRALVAALPAPDRVLVVRCAQAGDYSPYRLRLVHPGDGESVPSGLDPRLRELEFRFKAECPSELDCATPLVCPEEAAAPPAIDYLARDYPALRRLLLDRLALLVPGWRERSAADLGVTLAELLAYVGDQLAYQQDAIATEAYLDTARLRTSLRRHALLVDYPIHEGANARTWVQLQVAADAVPLGRAGTRFLTRVANRPARLAPGSREAREALSGAPVVFEPMHEALLYRAHNEIPLYTWGAARCWLPAGATAATLLGHLPTLAPGDPLLFEEVKGPLSGAGEDADRAHRHVVRLTEVRCWAPDDAAQPLADPLTGVEITEVGWAEADALPFPLCLSSIADAAHGRLPVVDVSVARGNLVLADHGLSVADDEDLGQVPAAHLAYPVARAGEPCATLAPEVIPPRFNPALGRAPLTFVGTLTKVSWRAGRRVVEQVPFDPEAPAAAALAPAPRDALPAIKVESQRDDEPAQRWTVRRDLLASGPDATHFVVEVEHDGRARLRFGDGRYGRRPSSGARFRASYRVGQGRAGNVGADTIAHLIGDDARITGVRNPLPASGGADPEDAASIRRRAPQAFRRQQRAVTIEDYAALAEAQPGVQRAAATLRWTGSWHTACVAVDRLGGGRLDEAFAARLLADLERYRMAGHDVAVDEPLYVSLAVDLQVCVASGYLRAQVRAGLLDALGSRRLPDGRLGLFHPDRLTFGDTLYLSGIYAAARAVAGVASVQATRFERQGSPDQRFLAEGLMRFTRLEIPRLDNDPSYPEHGVLRLDLYGGQ